TGAGCGCGGGGGCGAGCGATATGAGCGGGTGGCTTTTAATGGGATTACCGGGAGCCTTATATGTAGGGGGGCTTATCAATTCACACATCGCCATAGGATTGAGTTTGGGCGCATTGATTAACTGGGTTTTTGTGGCCAAACGCTTACGCATTTATACGAGCGTGATCGCTAATTCCATCACCATTTCAGATTATTTTGAAACGCGCTTTAGCGATGACAAACACATCTTGCGCTTGATTTCGGCTTTTGTGATTTTAATCTTTTTTATTTTTTACATTTCTTCAGGGCTAGTGAGTGGGGCTAAACTCTTTGAGGCGACCTTTGGCATCCAATACAACTACGCTTTAAGCATTGGCACGCTGATTATTGTTTCTTACACCTTTTTAGGAGGGTATAAGGCGGTGTGCTGGACGGATTTGATTCAAGGGCTTTTGATGATGAGCGCTTTAATCGTGGTGCCGATCGTTATGACAATCCATCTTGGTGGGATTGGAGAGGGGATTAAAATCATTAGAGAAATCAAGCCTGAAAACCTTTCTTTCTTGCAAGGCTCTAGCGTAGTCGCTATTATTTCAAGCCTCGCTTGGGGGTTAGGCTATTTTGGGCAACCCCATATTTTAGTGCGTTTCATGTCTATCCGCTCCATTAGAGATGTGCCTAAAGCGACCACTATTGGGATTTCTTGGATGGTTGTTTCTTTGATTGGGGCATGCGTTATGGGGCTTTTAGGCGTTGCGTATGTGCATAAATTTGATTTGAGCTTAGAAGATCCTGAAAAGATTTTCATTGTGATGAGTCAATTGCTCTTTAACCCTTGGATCACAGGCATTTTATTGAGCGCGATTTTAGCGGCGGTGATGAGCACGGCCAGTTCGCAACTGCTTGTAAGCTCTTCTACCATTGCTGAAGATTTCTATGCGACGATTTTCAACAAAAACGCCCCCCAAAAACTAGTGATGGTTATTTCTAGACTTTCGGTTTTAGGGGTGGCTTGCATCGCTTTTTTCATTTCAACGGATAGAAACGCTAGCATCCTTAGCATCGTGAGTTACGCATGGGCTGGCTTTGGCGCGAGTTTTGGCTCGGTGATTTTGTTCTCGCTTTTTTGGTCAAGAATGACGCGCATTGGCGCGATTGCTGGCATGCTCTCTGGGGCTAGCACGGTGATTTTATACGATAAATTTGGCAAAAGCTTTTTGGATATTTATGAAATCGTTCCGGGCTTTATTGTGGCGAGCATAGCCATTGTTGTGTTTAGTTTGTTTTCTAGCGTGCGAGCAGGCACTAAAGAGGCTTTTGAAACCATGCTTAAAGAAATTGAAAGTTTGAAACATTAATGCTTCAAATGAGCTTGGTTTAATCCTTAATCCCCCTATGCTCTTTGATCAAACCTTAACCTATATTTCTTTATTTTCTGGGGCAGGAGTGGGGTGCTATGGGCTTTTAGAAGAGGGGTTTGAATGCATTGCAACCAATGAAACTTTAGAAAAACGCTTGAATATCCAAAGAATCAACAATAAATGCAAATTTGATGAAGGGTATATTTGTGGGGACATTAAAGAGCTAGAGATAAAAGAAAAAATTTTAAAACGAATTGAATTTTATTCTAAAAATTTTGGTAATGATAGGGTTGATTTAGTGGTAGCAACCCCACCTTGTCAAGGCATGAGCGTAGCCAATCATAAAAAGAAAAACGATGAAATCAAACGGAATTCTTTGGTTATTGAGAGCGTTGATTTGATCAAACAAATCAAGCCCCGATTTTTTATTTTAGAAAATGTCCCTAGTTTTTATAAAACAGGTTGTATAGACAAAAATGATAATTTATTAGAAATAGGAACTATGATAGAGCAAAATTTGAGTGGCGATTATATGCTCTATGATGAGGTAATCAATTTTAAAAATTTTGGAGCTAATTCAAGCCGAACAAGAACTTTAGTGATAGGGGTTTGTAAAGAGTTTAAAGATTTTGTGAGTGCGTTAGAATTTTTCCCTGATTTTAAAGAAGAAAAAACCTTAAAAGAAGTGATAGGCTCGTTAAAACCACTTACTTGGGGCGAGTATGATAGTGCAGATTTTTATCATAGTTTTAGAACTTATCCAAAGCATATGCAAGAATGGATTAAAGATTTAAAAGAAGGACAAAGCGCGTTTGAGAATGCAGAATTAAACAAAAAGCCCCATAAAATGGTTGGCAATAAGATTGTCTTAAATGTTTCTAAAAATGGCGATAAATATAAAAGGCAAAAATATCATAGCGTTGCTCCTTGCATTCATACAAGAAACGACCAGATGGCTAGCCAAAACACGATTCACCCCAAAGATGACAGAGTGTTTTCCATTAGAGAGCTGATGCTTTTAATGAATATCCCTAGCCGTTTTAAGTGGTTAGATTCAGAATTACAAGAATTAAACGCCCTTAACCAACAAGAAAAAGAAAAAATCTCCAAACAAAACGAAATGAACATCAGACAAAGTATCGGCGAAGCTGTTCCAACGATTATTTTTAAGCAAATCGCTTTAAAAATTAAAAATTTTATGTCTCAAATCCATTTAAGCTATAAAGAAATCATTAAGTTTATTGATTTGCATTCTTTATCAGAGCCACAAAATTTAAAGCGATTTATTTTAGAAAATAAAAACAAGATTGCAAGAGCGAGTTTGGTGAGTTTGGCAGAAATGGCTAATTCTAAACGCATAGAAAAAAGCGCGTATTTTACAAACCCTTTTATTATTAATGAGATAGCGAAGTTATTGCCAAGTTTTAAACAAGAGAGCGTTACCATCATAGAGCCAAGTGTAGGGTGTGGGAATTTCTTAAGCGCTCTTTTTAAAAAATACGCTTCTGTTAAAAAAGTTTATTTGAAGTGTATAGATATTGATAAAAATAGTTTAGAAATTTTAGAGATTTTATATAAAGATTGCATTCCTAACAACTTTGAGATAGAATTGATTTGCACAGATTTTCTAGCCTATGAATGCGGCAAAGTGGATTTAATTGTGGGAAATCCTCCTTTTGGCAAAACGCATGAAAGATTTAAAGGTTATAGTTTAGGGCTCACTCATTTAGCAGGGATTTTTTTAGAAAAGTCTTTAAAACTAGCTAACTTTACAGCGATGGTTATGCCTAAAAACCTTTTAAACACTAAAGAGTATGCAGAAACCAGAACTAAGCTTGAAAAAAAGGGAGTAGGAGCGATTTTAGATTTTGGCGAGCTTGGTTTTAAGGGTGTTTTAGTAGAAACAATTGCTATTGTTACACAAAAATCAAAAGAAATTTTAGCACGTTCATTACCCCTAAATCTAAGCATCAAACAAAAGCCAAGCTATATTTTTGACAAGCGGTTGCCCTATTGGGTTATCTATCGCAACGCTTTTTTTGATAAGGTGTTTCATTCCATGCAGTTTGGTCTTTTTGAAGTGTTTAGAGACAGACAAATCACTAATTCTGTGTTGGTTAAAAATGGTATTCGTGTGATTAAATCTCGCAATATTGATGAAAACGGAAAGATTATTAGCGTTGAAAATTACGATAGCTACATTCAAAAAGAGGTTTTAAACCCGTTCAAGATAGCTTCATTTTTAGACAGAGATGATGTCTATTTAACCCCCAATATGACCTATAAACCAAGGATTTTAAAAAAAGAAAAAGGCTATGTGGTTAATGGATCTGTGGCTATTTTAATCCCTAAAAACCCTATATCTTTAAGCAAGAAACAATGCGATTATATTTCTAGCGTTGAATTTAGAGATTTTTATAAAATCGCTAGGAATTATCAAACGCGCACCTTAAATATTGATAGCATGAGTTGCTTTTGGTTTGGGATTTTAAAGGATAGCTAATGAAAGAACAGCAAATTATTGATTTTTTAAAAATCAGAGATTATGACATTAGAAAAACACAAAACGCGCGATGGATAGATCAAAAATGCACCCCTGATGTGTTGTCTCTTGTTGCTGATTGTATTTTAGAGTTTACGCAATATAATATTGAGAAATCATTTTCTATTAAGGATATTTGGGATAGCCCTTACACCAATGAAAATGTTAAAATGATTTTTTCTAAACCTGATTTAAATTCTGACTTTTCCATGCATGAATACGATAAGTTTTTTTCTCAGCCTATTAATTTATCCTTTATTTGACAACTTTTTACAAAAACAAGACACAGAAAGTTTCAAACAACTAAAAGATGGTTTCACTCATTTTACTATCAATAACACAGCAATCAATAACGCTACGGAATGTTTTAGGATTTTTACTAAAATTATCAATCCTTTAGCTTTTTATTATGGTAAAAAAGGCACAAGAAAAGGGTTTTTATCTAACACTATAACTACAAAAGATGAGCTTAATTACAATCGTATCAATTGGCGAGATATAGGAAAAGATAAAAATATCACCAGACAAGAATACGATCTTATAAACTCTAAAAGGATTGCTAATTCTAACTATCTTATTTCAAAAGCTAAGAAAGTGGTGAAACAATATAATGATAAATTCAATCATTCTCTTTCTGAAGTGAAAGGAGAAAATGAAACAGCGCAAGCCACACAAATGCACCATATTTTCCCTGTTCAAGACTTTCCTCTTATTGCTGATTATATAGAAAATCTTATCGCGCTCACGCCCAATCAGCATTTTATTTACGCCCACCCTAATAATCAAACCCGCTTGATTGATAAAGATTTTCAATATATCTGTTTATTAGCTAAAACAAATACAATTTTTAATGACACTCAAGATGTATATGATTGGAAACATTACATTTTTGTGTTGAATATGGGTCTCAAAACAACTATCTTTTCTCAAGTCAATAATAAACGGGAATTATTGCGAGCAATAGATACTTTTTATTTTGATTTTAACAAGAGCAAAGATCCAAGTTGGCAATATTTGCTAGATAAAAACGATTTAAGAGCTTTCAAGCTAAAATTTTAATAAGTTTTATTGACACCGGCTATAAAAACCCGCTTGACTTATCTTAGTCTTTCTTAAGCCATGCTTTGTTAGTAGCATTCTAAAACCCTTAAACAAAAACTAATGAGCGCTGTTTTATAATCCCTTTAAAAAATGAAAGGTTATTGTTGCTTGTTTCTCGCTTTTTAAACGCCATTGATCCCTTTAATTTGGGGGTGTTGTTGAGCCGTTTCCAAATTAAAAATGGTTGTATTTATGGGGTGTGTTCTTACAAGGCTTCAAAATTTATCTCTGGCTATGAAGAAAGCAAAGCGCAAGTTTTAAACGCTCTCAACACTTTAAGCGCATATCCAATTTGGCAATCCAATCAAGAAAGCGTTACAAAAATCAAAGGAACTTTTGTTTTCATTTTAGAAAACGACTTGCATTTAGACGAAAACTCTTTTTACAAGAAACTTTTAAACCTGCTCATAGACAACGACTTTTTTAACCGCTCTCATTTAATAACTCCCAGCAATGGCACCAACTCCCACCCTGAATTGCACCGCTCTATCACGCCCAGAGAAGCCGCCAGGATACAGAGTTTTAGCGATGATTATATCTTTTATGGCAATAAAACGAGCGTTTGCAAGCAAATCGGTAACGCCGTGCCTCCTCTTCTAGCCCTAGCCTTAGGCAAAGCGATCTTAAAAAGCGCAAGAAATGATACAAATCCATCACGCTGACGCTTTTGAAATCATCAAGGATTTTCACCAGCAAAATTTAAAAGTGGATGCGATCATCACTGATCCTCCTTATAACATTTCGGTTAAAAACAATTTTTCCACCCTAAAGAGCGCTAAAAGGCAAGGTATAGATTTTGGGGAATGGGATAAAAATTTCAAGCTTTTAGAATGGATCGCACGCTACGCCCCCCTAGTCAATCCAAACGGCTGCATGGTGATTTTTTGCTCTTACAGGTTTATAAGCTATATCGCTGATTTTTTAGAAGAAAACGGCTTTGTGGTCAAAGACTTTATCCAATGGGTTAAAACTAATCCCATGCCAAGAAACATCCACCGGCGCTATGTCCAAGACACGGAATTTGCCCTGTGGGCGGTTAAAAAGAAAGCCAAATGGGTGTTTAACAAACCCAAAAATGAAAAATATTTACGGCCCTTGATCTTAAAAAGCCCTGTGGTGAGCGGGCTTGAAAGAGTCAAACACCCCACGCAAAAAAGCCTAGCCTTAATGGAAAAAATCATTTCCATCCACACAAACCCGCCTGATGGCTCTGTGCATGTGTCTTGCCCCTTAAATTTAAACGATGAGAGCCTTAGGCTTTCTTTGATTAAAAGACTCCCTTGGATAAAAGAACAGCAACAAAATTTTTTAAACCAAAACAGACAGAGCCAAAGAGGAATGCTAGAGAGAGAAAGCCATTATCTTTTTGGGAAACGCTATTTATTAAAGATTGAACACACCATAAAAAAACACTTCGTCCTCCAAAGCCCTAAATATTTAATCTTGCATGTCCATCAAAAGACAAGCTTAGAAAACCGCTTAAAAGTGTTAGAAAACTATTACAGACAAGTTTTAAGAGAAAAAATACAAACCTATATCAACCAATACGAAAAGATTTTAAACGAGAGCATACAGAGCTTTAAAATCCAAAAAATGAAACGGATATGGGGGAGTTGTAATATTGCTAAACGCACCCTACTTTTTAACTTGGAATTGGCTAAAGCGCCTAGAAAGGGCATTGAATATGTGGTTGTGCATGAATTATTGCATTTAAAAGCACGCCACCACAACGAATACTTTAGGGATTTGCTGAGTTTGTATTTGCCTAATTGGCAAAGGGCTAAGGCCAGCCTCAAAGAAACTTATTTGGAATATTCTTAAATAAACTCCATCATCTCAATGAAACCGCTAAGCGGCTGATTTGAGCGGCTCATCATCGCTCAACAATCCCCCTCCTTTTTAAAGCCTTTAGAAAGTGTAGTTCAAATACGCTGTAACCGATCTTCCAGGCGCGGGTTGCAAGCCTGCAGGGCTAGAGCCAATCCCTGTAAAATAATACTTCATGTTGAAGATGTTGTTGATTTGCAAGCTTCCTGTAACTCTGTGTCGTCCGTTTTCCCAAAAAATTTGGCTCACTTGGATATTCCACACCCAATACCAAGGCAAGAGTCCTTCATGCTGGGTCATACACCAAGCTTCGCATTGATAGCCGCTATTAAGAACGCTTTCATAGTTGTTCCCCCCACTATAATATTGCATCCCATAATAGCCTCCTGCTGCACTGTTGCTAATCCCACTATAAGCACGGCTATAAAAATAGCTAGAAATACCAATGGTGGTTTTACGCCAATTGTAACGAGCGTCAAGAATGAACTGGAAAGGGCTTACAAAAGGGAAATGCTTGTTATAGCTAGTCCCTTTTAGCACATCCCCGTTCAAGTCGGTTAAAGGGCCATGGCTGGTTACACGAGTGTCAATGTAGTTGAAAGCGGCATGGAATTGCAACCCTCTAATAGGCCTGTAATACAATTCCAGCTCCACGCCTTGAGAATAGCCATTAATGGGGCGCACATTACCTTTCATGGGGCCGCTTGTATAGACTGAATACTGCCCGGTGGCAAAATCGCGTGCCCAAATCCTAAAGTAGTCCGCATTGAAGCTGAATTTATCTTTATAGGTGTAGCGCGCTCCTGCTTCCACCGTGTCAAAGTGTTGGGTGAAATACTCCGCTCCTCCATAGCTCAAAACGTCTAATTGAGGCGGGACGAAAGAGCGTTGGTAGTTGAAGTAGGTAAGCACATTGTGATCGCCTTGCACAGGGATAAAGCCAATGTTGGTTGAGGGCATCCAATTGTTCATGTGCTTGATTTTTCTTAAATCCTTCTCAGGGATTTGCGCCCAATTAGCCGCATTTTCGTTGTTGTATTGCACAAAAGCGTAGCGCAAACCAGGCACAATAAAAAAGCGCCCATCCCAAGCTTCAATGCGATCGCTCAAATAAACTGCTGTGTAATTGTTACGCCAGTTATTCCAGTTTCTATAAACGCCATGCTTGATGTGGGGTTTCCAACCGCTCATCACGTTAGCACCCTCACACAAGAATCCTGCCCCCTCACCGCTCGTTTTGGTGGTGCATTCATTGGTGTTTAAGTATTGGCGCTGTAAAAAAGTGGTGGTCATGAAACGCAAGCCCATGATAAAGGTTTGCTTGACTTTCCCGGTATTGACGATCAGATTCACTTTAGGCTCAAAAGCGTTGTTAATGGAGCGCACAGGGTTTTCTACTTCTGCCCAACCATTGTAGTTAGTGGCATAATAAGGCACAGCCAAGTTATACCCTGCCGGAAGTCCCGCCGCCCTACATGCCGCTTCGCTAAAACAAGTAACCATGTTAGCGCTATTGTAGCTAGAGCTCACTTGAAAGTCCCTAGTCATCAACTGCCCATAGTAGGTGAAGCTAAAAGTCCCGCCCACTTTGTCTAAATCCCCGAAGCGGTTTTCATACACAGCCCCAAAGCGTTGTGAGCGCCCGCCTTTTTGGTTTAAGGGGCGCAAATTAGCGAAGCGGTTTATTTTGTAATCTTGCTCGCTGAGTGATCCCGGTTGAGCGATAGCAAAATCGTAGTATTGGTAATAGGCTTTAATCCCATTGCTTTCATTGATGTCATAGACCCCATCTAGCCAATAGTTTGAAATATTAGAGGGGCTATTGTCCCTAAAGCCTTGTCCTCTAACCCAGTTAGCTTGCGCTTGGATACCCACATGCTTATTGATCATCCCTCCGCTTCTCACATAAGTGTTATAGAGGAGGTTGTTGCCTAAAGACTTGATGAAAGAAGGATCGCCGGTTTTATCAGGGGGAGCGGCAAACCCAGCGTTTCTAGCCTTAGCCCAATAAGTGATCCTTTCAGCCGCTTGGTTTTCCCATTGAGTAGGGATAGGCTTAGTGATGATATTGACAATACCCCCATAAGTGTTAGGCCCGTATTGCACGCTGCCTCCACCCTTGATCACATCAATGCGATCAATGGCTTGAAAGGTAACGGGGAAAATGTCTAGCTCAATGTGAGCGTAGGGGGCCATATAAACAGGAATACCATTAACTAACATCAGCGTCGCATCGCTATGCCCTGAACCTCCAGCTCCAAAGCCACGGATTTGGATAGTGGGCATAGCCCCCACACCTGTCGCATTCCTAATTTGCAGACCCGGGACATTCTGTAAAGCTTCTTCAATGCTTTGGTTAGCTTGTTGGGTGAGCGCTTTATTAGAGATCACCGTGCGGCTTCCTGTGTATTTTTTCACTTCTTCATCTTGCCAACTCTTAGGCGCGGTAATCCCGCTATAACCCAAATTGACCTGCCCAGAATAATCGGATTTATCCTTTTTCCCGGCAGTAGAAACCTTGCCCAAAGTGTAGTCTTTTTCCTTAGCGAACAAAGACTCTTGGCAAATCAAACTAGCAGTTAAAGCCAACAGAACTTTTTTATGCAACACAAACTCCTTGCGTTTTAAGAGATTAAAATGCTAAATTATTTAAGTTTTTTGAGTATAGTTGTACAAAAGCAAATAGCAGTCGTAGGTAATAAAAACAAAAAAAACTTAATAACATGCAGAATTTTGTCATAAAATTCTTAAATTTTTATCAATCCCGTGAAAATCTTTTTTTTTTTTTTTGATTTCGCTCGGTTTTAGTAGAAAATACCCATTTTTGACACACAATGAGCTTGCGTGCGTTCTCAAAACACACAAGACATTCTTTGACGCTAAAAGCGGTTTAACTTTCCATCTAAACACAGCCCCTTATAGAACAAAACATAAGCTGATAATCTAGGCCTAAGCTTTAAATGATCTCAAAAGCGCTAACGCCCTAAATGATTATCTTTTTGTGTTTGTGTGTATTACCATTTTAGTCTTAAAATCCTTGATCAAAAGCATTTTGCGTTCATTCTTTCTTGCATCTCTTGTTGTTGGTTTCATTTTTCAACCTTTTATCGTTTGGTTTGAAAAGCGATCAGCGACTCATTGCAAAAGATCGCTCCTTGTCTTTAATTTTACAGCGATTGATGATAAGATCCAAAATTTCTAAAACCTGCTTTTCTTCTTCGTTGTCGTGTTTGGCGCTCACTGTGGGGTTGTATTCGGTTACCTCAAGTGCTCCTAATCGGTCTTTAAAACTTTCTAAAAGCAAGCCCAATAATTGCTTTAATTCATCAAAACTCAGCCCGTTATTTTCACGCACGCCGGTAGAAGTGAAAAGCTTGCCATCCATAATGTCTAAATCCAAGCTAAGGTAAATAATATCCACCGCTTTTAATGATTCTTTGGTTTTTTGAACCACTCCTTGCATGTTTTCTCTTATCGCACCCACGCTAAATAAAGGAATTTCTAATTCCTTAATCACATCTCTTTCGCTCTGTTCTGTGCTTCTTACCCCAAAATACACCAAACATTTAGGATCAATTTCTAACCCTCCCTTTTCTAACCCCAAAGAGCAAAGCTTTTGCCATGCCTTTTCTTCGCTCTCGCTCATGCGATTAACCCCGCTACGGACACGATTTAAAACCATGCCTAAAGGCATGCCGTGAATGTGCTTTGTATCGCTGTCATAAGCCGTATGAATATCCGCATGCGCGTCTAAATACAAAATCCCTATTTTTTTGTCTTTATGAACGCTCCTAAAGGCTTGGAAAATCCCAAACATGTTCGCATGCTCTGAGCTTAAAATCAAAGGGAATTCTTTTTTCTCAAACACTTCTTTCATGCAAGGGATCAGATTTTCTTTACAAAAAAGGTAGTAATCTTCAAAATTCTTAGCGTATCTAAACTCTTTATAAAGCACGCACCGCTCTTGAATAATCGTTTGCATGCCTTTAATCACATCGCCATGCGTTGCGCTTAAAGCTTCTCTCAAACGCCTAACCCCTTTATCGGTGCCTCTTTTTGACGCTCCTAATTCCGCTTCCAATCCTACTAAAATCATTTTATCGCTCCTTCAAATTCCTTTTTCTTGCTGATAGCCCCATTTGTCCTTACTCAAATAATACGCCCCGTAGCAAAGCCCCATAAACACTAGCGTGAGATACCCTCCAATGCGTTCATTCGCATCCATATACGCCCCTATAAGCCCCACCAAGCACCCGCTGATGCCAATGATTTGGATTAAGGGATTAAGGGGGGCTTTATAAGGCAGATCTTTTAAGGATTTCCCCAAAGCCAGATACTCTTTCCTGAAGCGGTATTGCGCTACGCTGATGCTGATCCATACAATAATCACCATAAAACTCACCACATTGATCAAGCTTGCCATGATTTTTTCTGGTGCAAACGCTTCGGTGAGCATGCCAATAAGTGTAACCCCTAAAGATAAATACAAAGCATAAGTGGGCGTTCCAGAGGCGTTAAGTTTGGCAAAAAGAGGGAAAAACATCTTTTTTTGGCTTAAGCCATAAATCATCCTCCCTGAAGCGTATAGCCCAGAATTAGCGGTGGATAAAATCGCAG
This DNA window, taken from Helicobacter pylori, encodes the following:
- the putP gene encoding sodium/proline symporter PutP; the protein is MGHVVLSTPIVTMFVVYSLLMLYIGFYFYKQNETTEDYFLGDRSMGPVISALSAGASDMSGWLLMGLPGALYVGGLINSHIAIGLSLGALINWVFVAKRLRIYTSVIANSITISDYFETRFSDDKHILRLISAFVILIFFIFYISSGLVSGAKLFEATFGIQYNYALSIGTLIIVSYTFLGGYKAVCWTDLIQGLLMMSALIVVPIVMTIHLGGIGEGIKIIREIKPENLSFLQGSSVVAIISSLAWGLGYFGQPHILVRFMSIRSIRDVPKATTIGISWMVVSLIGACVMGLLGVAYVHKFDLSLEDPEKIFIVMSQLLFNPWITGILLSAILAAVMSTASSQLLVSSSTIAEDFYATIFNKNAPQKLVMVISRLSVLGVACIAFFISTDRNASILSIVSYAWAGFGASFGSVILFSLFWSRMTRIGAIAGMLSGASTVILYDKFGKSFLDIYEIVPGFIVASIAIVVFSLFSSVRAGTKEAFETMLKEIESLKH
- a CDS encoding adenine/cytosine DNA methyltransferase gives rise to the protein MLFDQTLTYISLFSGAGVGCYGLLEEGFECIATNETLEKRLNIQRINNKCKFDEGYICGDIKELEIKEKILKRIEFYSKNFGNDRVDLVVATPPCQGMSVANHKKKNDEIKRNSLVIESVDLIKQIKPRFFILENVPSFYKTGCIDKNDNLLEIGTMIEQNLSGDYMLYDEVINFKNFGANSSRTRTLVIGVCKEFKDFVSALEFFPDFKEEKTLKEVIGSLKPLTWGEYDSADFYHSFRTYPKHMQEWIKDLKEGQSAFENAELNKKPHKMVGNKIVLNVSKNGDKYKRQKYHSVAPCIHTRNDQMASQNTIHPKDDRVFSIRELMLLMNIPSRFKWLDSELQELNALNQQEKEKISKQNEMNIRQSIGEAVPTIIFKQIALKIKNFMSQIHLSYKEIIKFIDLHSLSEPQNLKRFILENKNKIARASLVSLAEMANSKRIEKSAYFTNPFIINEIAKLLPSFKQESVTIIEPSVGCGNFLSALFKKYASVKKVYLKCIDIDKNSLEILEILYKDCIPNNFEIELICTDFLAYECGKVDLIVGNPPFGKTHERFKGYSLGLTHLAGIFLEKSLKLANFTAMVMPKNLLNTKEYAETRTKLEKKGVGAILDFGELGFKGVLVETIAIVTQKSKEILARSLPLNLSIKQKPSYIFDKRLPYWVIYRNAFFDKVFHSMQFGLFEVFRDRQITNSVLVKNGIRVIKSRNIDENGKIISVENYDSYIQKEVLNPFKIASFLDRDDVYLTPNMTYKPRILKKEKGYVVNGSVAILIPKNPISLSKKQCDYISSVEFRDFYKIARNYQTRTLNIDSMSCFWFGILKDS
- a CDS encoding iron permease; this encodes MNTISFFLSLLIYPLFDNFLQKQDTESFKQLKDGFTHFTINNTAINNATECFRIFTKIINPLAFYYGKKGTRKGFLSNTITTKDELNYNRINWRDIGKDKNITRQEYDLINSKRIANSNYLISKAKKVVKQYNDKFNHSLSEVKGENETAQATQMHHIFPVQDFPLIADYIENLIALTPNQHFIYAHPNNQTRLIDKDFQYICLLAKTNTIFNDTQDVYDWKHYIFVLNMGLKTTIFSQVNNKRELLRAIDTFYFDFNKSKDPSWQYLLDKNDLRAFKLKF
- a CDS encoding DNA cytosine methyltransferase; the protein is MLVSRFLNAIDPFNLGVLLSRFQIKNGCIYGVCSYKASKFISGYEESKAQVLNALNTLSAYPIWQSNQESVTKIKGTFVFILENDLHLDENSFYKKLLNLLIDNDFFNRSHLITPSNGTNSHPELHRSITPREAARIQSFSDDYIFYGNKTSVCKQIGNAVPPLLALALGKAILKSARNDTNPSR
- a CDS encoding TonB-dependent receptor family protein produces the protein MHKKVLLALTASLICQESLFAKEKDYTLGKVSTAGKKDKSDYSGQVNLGYSGITAPKSWQDEEVKKYTGSRTVISNKALTQQANQSIEEALQNVPGLQIRNATGVGAMPTIQIRGFGAGGSGHSDATLMLVNGIPVYMAPYAHIELDIFPVTFQAIDRIDVIKGGGSVQYGPNTYGGIVNIITKPIPTQWENQAAERITYWAKARNAGFAAPPDKTGDPSFIKSLGNNLLYNTYVRSGGMINKHVGIQAQANWVRGQGFRDNSPSNISNYWLDGVYDINESNGIKAYYQYYDFAIAQPGSLSEQDYKINRFANLRPLNQKGGRSQRFGAVYENRFGDLDKVGGTFSFTYYGQLMTRDFQVSSSYNSANMVTCFSEAACRAAGLPAGYNLAVPYYATNYNGWAEVENPVRSINNAFEPKVNLIVNTGKVKQTFIMGLRFMTTTFLQRQYLNTNECTTKTSGEGAGFLCEGANVMSGWKPHIKHGVYRNWNNWRNNYTAVYLSDRIEAWDGRFFIVPGLRYAFVQYNNENAANWAQIPEKDLRKIKHMNNWMPSTNIGFIPVQGDHNVLTYFNYQRSFVPPQLDVLSYGGAEYFTQHFDTVEAGARYTYKDKFSFNADYFRIWARDFATGQYSVYTSGPMKGNVRPINGYSQGVELELYYRPIRGLQFHAAFNYIDTRVTSHGPLTDLNGDVLKGTSYNKHFPFVSPFQFILDARYNWRKTTIGISSYFYSRAYSGISNSAAGGYYGMQYYSGGNNYESVLNSGYQCEAWCMTQHEGLLPWYWVWNIQVSQIFWENGRHRVTGSLQINNIFNMKYYFTGIGSSPAGLQPAPGRSVTAYLNYTF
- the rocF gene encoding arginase; translated protein: MILVGLEAELGASKRGTDKGVRRLREALSATHGDVIKGMQTIIQERCVLYKEFRYAKNFEDYYLFCKENLIPCMKEVFEKKEFPLILSSEHANMFGIFQAFRSVHKDKKIGILYLDAHADIHTAYDSDTKHIHGMPLGMVLNRVRSGVNRMSESEEKAWQKLCSLGLEKGGLEIDPKCLVYFGVRSTEQSERDVIKELEIPLFSVGAIRENMQGVVQKTKESLKAVDIIYLSLDLDIMDGKLFTSTGVRENNGLSFDELKQLLGLLLESFKDRLGALEVTEYNPTVSAKHDNEEEKQVLEILDLIINRCKIKDKERSFAMSR